One genomic segment of Pseudomonadota bacterium includes these proteins:
- a CDS encoding PAS domain S-box protein: protein MEIPETADSSRYLARFAAFVALAAGLFVYFGWVFGIDPLTNLVPGWPRMSRLTALEFVVAGGALWLATIDARRLAIGAAALLIAVGLLTLFRYVFGWVAYIDQLSLAPMPSMIDGELPPRMAPSTAIAFCLFGLSLVCSQYRRTPVAHQVLAMLAMMIGWLGLSRFIYGGEALVPFVNMAAHASIVFLLLTAGALTLRPDAGIAKLMASDGVGGTMARRLLPAAVLVPLVAGALTLHLERKEGFGLEAAVSVLAIVSVVVFISLVWVNAARGDRADRLRRKAEHDLQLSEERNLLIVETSLDAAVTMNNKGLVTGWNAQAERMFGWARGEVLGRELAELVIPERLREEHRIGMRRYIDTGVARVLNKRIELSAMHRAGHEFPVELAITPIGFGADLMFSGFIRDITGRNRAEAALRESEQRFRSTANSAPVLIWMSGHDKRRTWFNQRWLDFVGRDMEQELGDGWCDNLHPADFDRALDTYHAAFDARRPYEMEHRLQREDGAWRWLLERGTPNLGPTGEFEGYIGTCIDITEHRETVEQLRESRARFKTLAESLPQMIWTCMRDGYCDYLSRQWLDYTGRSEAQQLGRGYLEQVHPDDRVKVQMEWARVIGTGDNFDMSFRIRRFDGIYRWFKTRAVPLRDPAGRILKWFGSNTDIEDFVMAERRLKVQLERMQLLDRTTQAIAMHQEPRKVFEVVLRSLEENLGITFGCLCLYQAEPELLTVACVGDRSAALARQIGLTVQAQIEIDENSLARCVHGELVYEPNIEESQFPFTARLAAAGLRALVAAPLMVEKEVLGVLVVARSEADSFTGDDCEFLRQLSSHVALAGQQARLYAALQEAYHDLRETQQTVMQQERLRALGQIASGIAHDINNALSPAALYTQSMLAHDAGLSERAREQLNVIQRAIEDVARTVQRMRAFYLPRGLELTLAPVDVNKILLEVMDLTRARWSNIPQERGVVVHVDTQLAPDLPHILGAENEVRDAFTNLLLNAVDALPDGGTVTLRTRLDTRDNQVIVEVQDNGVGMTETTRSRCLEPFFTTKGERGTGLGLPMVFGMVQRHSGELEIDSELGHGTTMRLIFPRAPTGMTLREQILGSPTRSLRILLVDDDPLLLKSLRDALELDEHEVVTAEGGQAGIDTFAAAVKAGTHFDVVITDLGMPYVDGRKVATRVRQLAGQVPIIMLTGWGHRLAATDDKPENVDRVLSKPPKMVELRATLAELVRPRGV, encoded by the coding sequence ATGGAAATCCCGGAGACCGCGGATTCGAGTAGATACCTGGCGCGTTTCGCGGCATTCGTCGCGCTGGCGGCCGGTCTGTTCGTCTACTTCGGCTGGGTGTTCGGCATCGATCCGCTGACCAACCTGGTGCCGGGCTGGCCGCGGATGTCCCGGCTGACCGCGCTCGAATTCGTGGTGGCCGGCGGCGCGTTGTGGCTTGCGACGATCGATGCACGGCGTCTCGCCATCGGCGCCGCGGCGTTGTTGATCGCGGTCGGCCTGCTCACGCTGTTTCGCTATGTATTCGGCTGGGTCGCCTACATAGACCAGCTCTCGCTGGCGCCGATGCCCTCGATGATCGACGGGGAACTGCCGCCGCGCATGGCGCCGTCCACCGCGATCGCGTTCTGCCTGTTCGGCCTGTCATTGGTCTGCTCGCAGTACAGGCGCACGCCGGTTGCGCACCAGGTACTCGCGATGCTCGCCATGATGATCGGCTGGCTCGGCCTGTCGCGCTTCATCTACGGTGGCGAAGCCCTCGTTCCATTCGTCAACATGGCGGCGCACGCCTCGATCGTGTTCCTGCTGCTGACGGCGGGCGCGCTCACGCTGCGTCCCGACGCGGGCATCGCCAAGCTGATGGCCAGCGACGGGGTCGGCGGCACGATGGCGCGGCGACTCCTTCCAGCCGCGGTGCTGGTGCCGCTGGTGGCGGGCGCATTGACGCTGCATCTCGAACGCAAGGAAGGTTTCGGCCTGGAAGCCGCCGTCTCGGTTCTCGCCATCGTCAGCGTCGTCGTGTTCATCTCGCTCGTGTGGGTCAACGCTGCGCGCGGCGATCGCGCCGACCGGCTGCGGCGCAAGGCCGAACACGATCTGCAGCTCTCGGAGGAGCGCAATCTGCTGATCGTCGAGACGTCGCTGGACGCGGCCGTCACGATGAACAACAAGGGCTTGGTGACGGGCTGGAATGCGCAGGCCGAGCGCATGTTCGGCTGGGCGCGCGGCGAGGTGCTCGGCCGCGAGCTGGCCGAACTCGTCATCCCCGAGCGGCTGCGCGAAGAGCACCGGATCGGCATGCGGCGCTATATAGACACCGGCGTCGCGCGCGTCCTCAACAAACGCATCGAGTTGTCGGCCATGCACCGCGCGGGGCACGAATTCCCGGTGGAGCTGGCGATCACGCCCATCGGCTTCGGCGCAGATCTGATGTTCAGCGGATTCATCCGCGACATCACCGGCCGCAACCGGGCCGAAGCAGCACTGCGCGAAAGCGAACAACGATTCCGCTCCACCGCCAATAGCGCACCCGTCCTCATCTGGATGAGCGGACACGACAAGCGCCGCACCTGGTTCAACCAGCGCTGGCTCGATTTCGTTGGCCGCGATATGGAACAGGAGCTGGGCGACGGCTGGTGCGACAACCTCCACCCGGCCGATTTCGATCGCGCGCTCGACACCTATCACGCGGCGTTCGACGCGCGCCGTCCCTACGAAATGGAACACCGGCTGCAGCGCGAGGATGGCGCGTGGCGCTGGCTGCTCGAGCGCGGCACGCCGAACCTCGGCCCCACCGGCGAGTTCGAAGGCTACATCGGCACTTGCATCGACATCACGGAGCACCGCGAGACCGTCGAACAGCTGCGCGAATCGCGCGCCCGGTTCAAGACCCTGGCCGAGTCGCTGCCGCAGATGATCTGGACCTGCATGCGTGACGGGTACTGCGACTACCTGAGCCGGCAGTGGCTCGACTACACCGGCCGCAGCGAGGCACAGCAGCTGGGCCGCGGCTATCTGGAGCAGGTGCATCCCGACGACCGCGTCAAAGTGCAGATGGAGTGGGCGCGCGTCATCGGCACCGGCGACAACTTCGACATGAGCTTCCGTATCCGCCGCTTCGACGGCATCTACCGCTGGTTCAAGACCCGCGCGGTGCCGCTGCGCGACCCGGCGGGCCGCATCCTCAAGTGGTTCGGCTCGAATACGGACATCGAAGATTTCGTGATGGCCGAGCGCCGGCTCAAGGTGCAGCTCGAGCGCATGCAGCTGCTCGATCGCACCACGCAGGCGATCGCCATGCACCAGGAACCGCGCAAGGTATTCGAAGTGGTGCTGCGCAGCCTCGAGGAAAACCTCGGCATCACGTTCGGCTGCCTGTGCCTGTACCAGGCCGAGCCGGAATTGCTCACGGTCGCCTGTGTCGGCGACCGCAGCGCCGCGCTCGCGCGGCAGATCGGCCTTACCGTACAGGCGCAGATCGAGATCGACGAGAATTCACTGGCGCGCTGCGTGCACGGCGAGCTGGTCTACGAACCCAATATCGAGGAGTCGCAGTTCCCGTTCACCGCGCGCCTCGCGGCCGCGGGCCTGCGGGCGCTGGTGGCGGCACCGTTGATGGTCGAGAAAGAAGTGCTCGGCGTGCTGGTGGTCGCGCGCAGCGAGGCCGACTCCTTCACGGGCGACGACTGCGAATTCCTGCGCCAGCTGTCCAGTCACGTGGCGCTGGCCGGACAACAGGCGCGGTTGTATGCCGCGCTGCAGGAGGCCTATCACGACCTGCGCGAGACGCAGCAGACGGTGATGCAGCAGGAACGGCTGCGCGCGCTCGGGCAGATCGCCAGCGGCATCGCGCACGACATCAACAATGCGCTGTCGCCGGCCGCGTTGTACACGCAGTCGATGCTGGCCCACGATGCCGGCCTGAGCGAGCGGGCGCGCGAGCAATTGAACGTGATCCAGCGGGCGATCGAGGATGTCGCCCGCACCGTGCAGCGCATGCGCGCCTTCTATCTACCGCGCGGTCTGGAGCTGACGCTGGCGCCGGTGGACGTCAACAAGATACTGCTCGAGGTCATGGACCTCACCCGCGCGCGCTGGAGCAACATCCCGCAGGAGCGCGGCGTGGTGGTGCACGTGGATACGCAACTCGCGCCGGATCTGCCGCATATCCTCGGCGCCGAGAACGAGGTGCGCGACGCGTTCACCAACCTGTTGCTCAACGCGGTAGACGCCCTGCCCGACGGCGGCACCGTGACGCTGCGGACACGGCTCGATACTCGCGACAATCAGGTGATCGTCGAGGTCCAGGACAACGGCGTCGGTATGACCGAGACGACGCGCAGCCGCTGCCTGGAGCCATTCTTCACCACCAAGGGTGAGCGCGGCACGGGCCTGGGGCTGCCCATGGTGTTCGGCATGGTGCAGCGACACAGCGGCGAACTGGAGATCGACAGCGAGCTCGGCCACGGCACGACGATGCGGCTGATCTTCCCGCGTGCGCCCACCGGAATGACGCTGCGTGAACAGATCCTGGGCTCGCCGACCCGCTCGCTGCGCATCCTGCTGGTCGACGACGATCCGCTGCTGCTCAAGTCGCTGCGCGACGCGCTCGAGCTCGACGAACACGAGGTGGTGACCGCTGAAGGCGGCCAGGCGGGCATCGATACGTTCGCGGCTGCCGTCAAGGCCGGCACGCATTTCGACGTGGTGATCACCGATCTGGGCATGCCCTACGTGGACGGGCGCAAAGTCGCGACGCGCGTGCGCCAGCTCGCGGGGCAGGTGCCGATCATCATGCTGACGGGATGGGGGCACCGGCTGGCCGCGACCGACGACAAGCCGGAGAACGTGGACCGGGTGCTGAGCAAGCCGCCGAAGATGGTCGAACTGCGTGCCACGCTCGCCGAACTGGTCCGGCCGCGCGGCGTGTGA
- the ubiB gene encoding ubiquinone biosynthesis regulatory protein kinase UbiB, which yields MKFRVIARLIEIQRVLVRHGLDEFVRATHLYRPLRFIFLLSPWTWAVRRGEAPRAERLRLALEELGPIFVKFGQALSTRRDLLPLDIADELAKLQDRVPPFDGKIARAIVEAAYGRAAEQVFSKFDEQPLAAASIAQVHTAELRPEVLLNGAKTREVVVKVLRPGMHAIIARDLEVLHELARIASEHWDGSRRLRPLEVVREYEKTILDELDLMREAGNASQLRRNFEGSPLLYVPAVHWDFCRPGVMVMERIRGVQISNMARLREAGTDIRKLAENGVEIFFTQVFKHNFFHADMHPGNIFVLIENPSQPKYAAVDFGIVGTLDPRDQYYLAENFLAVFDRDYRKVATLHLESGWVPEGSRVDEMESAIRTVCEPIFNKPLKEISFGTVLLRLFEISRRFNVEVQPQLILLQKTLLNIEGLGRDLYPDLDIFKTAGPIMRDWVREKMSGRALLENARAQLPEILTSLQSLTPLVRSAVQRAQDGRLRLAVEAPEINALRNEIRRTNRRRDKVTVASVVLLGGIVWLALAREPFWAGWGMITVGVAWLISEIRR from the coding sequence ATGAAATTTCGCGTCATCGCCCGTCTCATCGAAATCCAGCGCGTGCTGGTGCGCCACGGCCTCGACGAATTCGTCCGCGCCACTCATCTATATCGGCCGCTGCGGTTCATCTTCCTGCTGAGCCCATGGACCTGGGCGGTGCGCCGTGGCGAGGCGCCGCGCGCCGAACGGCTGCGGCTCGCGCTCGAGGAGCTCGGCCCGATCTTCGTGAAATTCGGCCAGGCTCTCTCCACGCGGCGCGACCTGTTGCCGCTCGACATCGCCGACGAACTGGCGAAGCTGCAGGACCGTGTACCGCCGTTCGACGGCAAGATCGCGCGCGCCATTGTCGAAGCCGCCTACGGCCGCGCGGCCGAGCAGGTGTTTTCCAAGTTCGACGAACAGCCGCTGGCCGCAGCCTCCATCGCCCAGGTGCATACCGCCGAGTTGCGGCCCGAAGTGCTGCTCAACGGCGCCAAGACGCGCGAAGTGGTGGTCAAGGTGCTGCGGCCGGGGATGCACGCCATCATCGCGCGCGATCTGGAAGTCCTGCATGAGCTCGCACGTATCGCCTCCGAACACTGGGATGGCAGCCGGCGGCTGCGGCCGCTCGAAGTGGTACGCGAATACGAGAAAACCATCCTCGATGAGCTCGACCTCATGCGCGAGGCCGGCAATGCCTCGCAGCTGCGGCGCAATTTCGAGGGCTCTCCTCTTCTATATGTACCCGCCGTGCATTGGGATTTCTGCCGCCCGGGCGTGATGGTGATGGAGCGTATCCGCGGCGTGCAGATCTCGAACATGGCGCGGCTGCGCGAAGCGGGTACGGACATCCGCAAGCTGGCGGAGAACGGCGTGGAGATCTTCTTCACGCAGGTGTTCAAGCACAACTTCTTCCACGCCGACATGCACCCGGGCAACATCTTCGTGCTGATCGAGAACCCGTCGCAGCCGAAGTACGCGGCGGTGGATTTCGGCATCGTCGGTACGCTCGACCCGCGCGACCAGTACTACCTCGCGGAGAATTTCCTCGCGGTATTCGATCGCGACTATCGCAAGGTCGCGACGCTGCACCTGGAATCCGGCTGGGTACCGGAAGGCTCGCGCGTCGACGAGATGGAATCCGCGATCCGCACCGTATGCGAACCCATCTTCAACAAGCCGCTCAAGGAGATTTCCTTCGGCACGGTGTTGCTGCGGCTGTTCGAGATCTCGCGCCGCTTCAACGTCGAAGTGCAGCCGCAGCTGATCCTGCTGCAGAAGACGCTGCTCAACATCGAAGGGCTGGGGCGCGACCTGTATCCGGATCTCGACATCTTCAAGACCGCGGGCCCGATCATGCGCGACTGGGTGCGCGAGAAGATGAGTGGCCGCGCGTTGCTCGAGAATGCGCGCGCGCAGCTGCCGGAGATCCTGACCAGCCTGCAATCGCTGACGCCGCTGGTGCGTTCGGCGGTGCAGCGCGCGCAGGATGGCCGCTTGCGGCTGGCGGTGGAAGCTCCCGAGATCAACGCGCTGCGCAACGAGATCCGGCGCACCAACCGCCGGCGCGACAAAGTGACGGTCGCGTCCGTAGTCTTGTTAGGTGGCATCGTCTGGCTGGCGCTGGCGCGCGAGCCGTTCTGGGCCGGATGGGGAATGATCACCGTCGGAGTCGCCTGGCTGATCAGCGAGATTCGCCGATAG
- a CDS encoding SCP2 sterol-binding domain-containing protein, which translates to MLTEAIENLLNRNLPRSPRALELTAALKGKSVRIEARTLGWALRCESLGTSVQLTRAGDTPADADISGSLMSLAALSGARPEEVIQRGDVTIRGDAEVAQKFRALAMLLKPDVEEELARLIGDTPAHQALRFVKLATGFGRRAANTGVRNVAEYFAHETGDLVPRAEAEDFYRGVERLREDLDRLEARTRIVATPEEETQR; encoded by the coding sequence ATGCTGACCGAGGCCATCGAGAATCTGCTCAACCGCAATCTGCCGCGTTCGCCGCGCGCGCTCGAGCTCACTGCCGCCTTGAAGGGCAAATCGGTGCGCATCGAAGCGCGCACGCTCGGCTGGGCATTGCGCTGCGAATCGCTTGGCACTTCCGTGCAGCTCACGCGTGCCGGCGACACACCTGCGGACGCGGACATCTCGGGTAGTTTGATGAGCCTGGCCGCCTTGTCCGGGGCCCGTCCCGAGGAAGTGATCCAGCGTGGCGATGTCACCATCCGCGGCGACGCCGAAGTTGCGCAGAAATTCCGCGCGCTGGCGATGCTGCTCAAACCCGATGTCGAAGAGGAACTGGCGCGCCTGATCGGCGATACACCGGCGCACCAGGCACTGCGCTTCGTCAAGCTGGCGACCGGCTTCGGCCGGCGCGCCGCGAACACCGGCGTGCGCAACGTGGCCGAGTATTTCGCGCATGAAACCGGCGATCTCGTGCCGCGCGCCGAAGCCGAGGATTTCTATCGCGGAGTCGAACGCCTGCGGGAGGACCTCGATCGTCTCGAAGCCCGCACCCGAATCGTGGCAACGCCCGAGGAAGAAACCCAGCGATGA
- the ubiE gene encoding bifunctional demethylmenaquinone methyltransferase/2-methoxy-6-polyprenyl-1,4-benzoquinol methylase UbiE, with translation MSDPKKTPETDFGYQRVPWSEKQQRVRGVFDSVAGNYDLMNDLMSGGAHRLWKEFTLSLTQLRPGQRALDVAGGTGDLTTGLAKQVGKTGLVILSDINAAMLGEGRDRLLDNGLVGNVAPVLANAEKLPFADSQFDCVTIGFGLRNVTDKAAALADMRRVLKPGGQLLVLEFSKPVVPLLKPLYDLYSFRVLPLLGKLVAKDEDSYRYLAESIRMHPDQETLLGMLRDAGLEDCRYHNLSGGIVAVHRGYRY, from the coding sequence GTGAGCGACCCCAAGAAAACCCCGGAAACCGACTTCGGCTACCAGCGCGTGCCGTGGAGCGAAAAGCAGCAGCGCGTACGCGGCGTGTTCGACTCGGTGGCGGGAAACTACGACCTGATGAACGACCTCATGTCCGGCGGCGCGCATCGCCTCTGGAAGGAGTTCACGCTGTCGTTGACCCAGCTGCGTCCCGGCCAGCGCGCGCTCGACGTGGCGGGCGGCACCGGCGACCTGACTACCGGGCTCGCCAAACAAGTCGGCAAGACGGGCCTGGTGATCCTCTCGGACATCAACGCCGCGATGCTGGGTGAGGGACGCGACCGCCTGCTCGACAACGGCCTGGTCGGCAACGTGGCACCCGTGCTGGCGAATGCAGAGAAGCTGCCGTTCGCCGATTCGCAGTTCGACTGCGTGACCATCGGTTTCGGCCTGCGCAACGTCACCGACAAGGCGGCCGCGCTCGCCGACATGCGCCGCGTGCTCAAGCCCGGCGGCCAGCTGCTGGTGCTCGAGTTTTCGAAACCCGTCGTGCCGCTGCTCAAACCGCTGTACGACCTGTATTCGTTCCGCGTGTTGCCGCTGCTCGGCAAGCTGGTCGCGAAGGACGAAGACAGTTATCGCTATCTCGCGGAATCGATCCGCATGCATCCCGACCAGGAAACCCTGCTGGGAATGCTGCGTGATGCCGGTCTCGAGGATTGCCGTTATCACAACCTCTCGGGCGGGATCGTCGCGGTCCACCGGGGCTATCGTTACTGA
- a CDS encoding DUF971 domain-containing protein codes for MTIQNQNLAIEIKLRTRSRVLEVAFDDGARHLLPFEYLRVYSPSAEVKGHGPGQEVLVLGKQNVGIKAVEPVGQYAVKLVFDDGHDSGLYSWKYLRELGDHQQENWAKYQARVHAAQQ; via the coding sequence ATGACGATTCAAAACCAGAACCTGGCCATCGAAATAAAGCTGCGGACCCGCTCGCGCGTGCTGGAAGTCGCGTTCGATGATGGTGCGCGGCACCTGCTGCCGTTCGAATACCTGCGCGTGTATTCGCCGTCTGCTGAAGTAAAGGGACACGGCCCGGGGCAAGAGGTTCTGGTGCTGGGCAAACAGAATGTCGGGATCAAGGCCGTCGAACCGGTCGGCCAGTACGCCGTGAAGCTGGTCTTCGATGATGGCCACGACAGCGGGCTGTACTCGTGGAAGTACTTGCGTGAGCTCGGCGACCACCAGCAGGAGAACTGGGCGAAGTACCAGGCCCGGGTGCACGCTGCCCAACAGTGA
- a CDS encoding FAD-dependent oxidoreductase codes for MQPTDTSQPDYFHKVVDCQWACPAHTDVPEYIRLIAQGRFTDAYMVNRHSNVFPGILGRVCDRPCEPACRRGRVEEKPVAICRLKRVAADHRDEDITARLPRIPKLKNGKKVALIGAGCASLTVANDLMPLGYSVTIFEQWGVPGGLMRTNIPSFRLPAEVLDDEIAQITGMGVDLKLNHPIKSMKELLGKGGFDAVFVGAGAPKGKELKLPGRAEGGANIHIGITWLESVAFDHIKSIGEKVLIIGVGNTAMDCCRTSLRLGAKDVKVMARKPRQFFKASAWELEDAEEEHVEIVINRSPKAFVVENGKLKGMNFDVIEYELDAKGAITAEQVVSQEFIEADDVILAIGQENAFPWIERDLGIEFDKWDVPKVDLKTFQSTRDGVFFGGDAAFGPKNIIWAVEHGHQAAISIHNHCQGKQVTERLAPGVNLQSVKMGMHEWAYSNDYNPAERRLMPHVSLKERFKKLNIEVELGFTVEQIEKEVQRCLNCDVQTVFETKLCIECDACIDICPVDCLTITANGEEAELRTRLKAPAKNVTQALYVSPPLKHTARVMVKDEDLCVHCGLCAERCPTAAWDMQKSVIQWPHATDEAIANAAKLPKTA; via the coding sequence ATGCAACCGACGGACACTTCGCAACCCGACTATTTTCACAAGGTCGTGGATTGCCAATGGGCTTGCCCAGCACACACCGACGTCCCCGAATACATTCGACTTATTGCGCAAGGCCGCTTCACCGACGCGTACATGGTGAACCGGCATTCGAACGTCTTCCCCGGAATCCTGGGTCGTGTCTGCGACCGGCCTTGTGAGCCGGCGTGCCGCCGCGGCCGCGTCGAAGAAAAGCCGGTGGCCATCTGCCGCCTGAAACGGGTCGCCGCCGACCATCGCGATGAAGACATCACCGCGCGTCTGCCCAGGATCCCGAAGCTCAAGAACGGCAAGAAAGTCGCGCTGATCGGCGCGGGTTGCGCCTCGCTCACGGTGGCCAACGACCTGATGCCGCTCGGTTATTCGGTCACGATCTTCGAGCAATGGGGTGTGCCCGGCGGCCTGATGCGCACCAACATTCCTTCGTTCCGCCTGCCCGCCGAGGTGCTCGACGACGAGATCGCGCAGATCACCGGCATGGGCGTCGATCTCAAGCTCAATCACCCGATCAAGTCGATGAAGGAGCTGCTCGGCAAGGGCGGGTTCGATGCGGTGTTCGTCGGTGCCGGTGCGCCGAAGGGGAAGGAGCTGAAGCTGCCCGGCCGCGCCGAGGGCGGGGCCAACATCCACATCGGCATCACCTGGCTCGAGTCGGTGGCGTTCGATCACATCAAGTCGATCGGTGAGAAAGTGCTCATCATCGGCGTGGGCAACACGGCGATGGATTGCTGCCGCACGTCGTTGCGGCTGGGCGCGAAGGACGTGAAAGTCATGGCGCGCAAGCCGCGCCAGTTCTTCAAGGCCTCGGCCTGGGAGCTGGAAGACGCCGAGGAAGAACACGTCGAGATCGTGATCAACCGTTCGCCCAAGGCGTTCGTCGTCGAGAACGGCAAGTTGAAGGGCATGAACTTCGACGTGATCGAATACGAGCTCGACGCGAAAGGCGCGATCACCGCCGAGCAGGTAGTTAGCCAGGAGTTCATCGAAGCGGACGACGTGATACTCGCGATCGGCCAGGAAAACGCCTTCCCGTGGATCGAACGCGATCTCGGCATCGAGTTCGACAAGTGGGATGTGCCGAAGGTCGACCTCAAGACGTTCCAATCGACGCGCGACGGCGTGTTCTTCGGCGGCGACGCGGCGTTCGGCCCGAAGAACATCATCTGGGCGGTGGAGCACGGGCACCAGGCCGCCATCTCCATCCACAACCACTGCCAGGGCAAGCAGGTCACGGAACGTCTCGCTCCGGGCGTGAACCTGCAGTCGGTGAAGATGGGCATGCACGAGTGGGCCTATTCCAACGACTACAACCCGGCCGAGCGGCGCCTCATGCCGCATGTGTCGCTCAAGGAAAGGTTCAAGAAGCTCAACATCGAAGTCGAGCTGGGCTTCACGGTCGAGCAGATCGAAAAGGAAGTGCAGCGCTGCCTCAACTGCGACGTGCAAACGGTGTTCGAAACCAAGCTGTGCATCGAGTGCGACGCCTGCATCGACATCTGCCCGGTGGATTGCCTCACCATCACCGCGAACGGCGAGGAGGCCGAGCTGCGCACGCGCTTGAAGGCGCCGGCGAAGAATGTCACCCAGGCGTTGTACGTCTCGCCGCCGCTCAAACACACGGCGCGTGTCATGGTCAAAGACGAGGACCTGTGTGTGCACTGCGGCCTGTGCGCGGAACGCTGCCCGACCGCGGCCTGGGACATGCAGAAGTCCGTGATCCAGTGGCCACACGCCACGGACGAGGCCATTGCCAACGCCGCCAAGCTTCCGAAGACAGCCTGA
- a CDS encoding 2-oxoacid:acceptor oxidoreductase subunit alpha, whose product MTDLVNNFAIKIATVNGTGSASANSLLMKSIFRAGIPVMGKNYFPSNIQGLPTWYEIRVTKDSYVARSGKIDVMVAMNAETYARDVREVTSGGYLIYDSTWPRPALLARDDITVLGVPLAKLCNENFNGVRTRILMKNICYAGVLAALLDLDIGKIRELLAETYAKKPALVDSNMKAIELGYNYTRENFKCPLPVHVAPLPGGGKTKGHVLIDGNTAAGLGCVFAGATVGAWYPITPSTSLMDAFKSFSDKLRVDPETGKKNFAFIQAEDELAAIGMVLGASWNGARAFTATSGPGVSLMNEFLGLAYYAEVPAVLFDIQRVGPSTGMPTRTQQCDILEGAYASHGDTKHVCLFPRDPEECFYFARDAFDLAERLQTPIMVMSDLDIGMNDWMCPDLKWDDSYVPDRGKILDKEAIEKLEKFHRYLDVDGDGIPYRTLPGVHPKGAYFTRGSGHTQYGAYTEDSAEYQIVLDRLTRKFHTAKRFVPKPVIEQDAHIDIGLVAYGSSDGAVREALDILAAHGVKTNYMRLRAFPFGEEVEKFLEQQKLVFVIEQNRDGQMRSLLTLETRVEKAKLRSLLHYSGLPISSEFIVKGVLAEIEPKARKTEVKGVA is encoded by the coding sequence ATGACAGACCTCGTGAACAACTTCGCGATCAAGATCGCGACGGTCAACGGTACCGGTTCGGCCAGCGCCAACTCGCTGCTGATGAAATCCATCTTCCGCGCCGGCATCCCGGTGATGGGCAAGAACTACTTCCCCTCGAACATCCAGGGTCTGCCCACCTGGTACGAAATCCGCGTGACCAAGGATTCGTACGTGGCGCGTTCGGGAAAGATCGACGTCATGGTCGCGATGAACGCCGAAACTTATGCGCGTGACGTGCGCGAAGTCACCTCCGGCGGTTACCTGATCTATGACTCGACCTGGCCGCGTCCCGCGCTGCTGGCGCGCGACGACATCACCGTGTTAGGCGTGCCGCTGGCGAAGTTATGCAACGAGAACTTCAACGGCGTGCGCACGCGCATCCTCATGAAGAACATCTGCTATGCGGGTGTGCTGGCGGCGCTGCTCGATCTCGACATCGGCAAGATCCGCGAGTTGCTGGCCGAGACCTACGCGAAGAAACCGGCGCTGGTCGATTCGAACATGAAGGCCATCGAGCTCGGCTACAACTACACGCGCGAGAACTTCAAGTGCCCGCTGCCCGTGCACGTGGCGCCGCTGCCCGGCGGCGGCAAGACGAAGGGCCACGTCCTGATCGACGGCAACACCGCCGCCGGTCTCGGCTGCGTATTCGCGGGCGCCACCGTCGGCGCCTGGTACCCGATCACGCCGTCCACCTCGCTGATGGATGCGTTCAAGAGCTTCTCGGACAAGCTGCGAGTGGATCCGGAAACCGGCAAGAAGAACTTCGCCTTCATCCAGGCGGAAGACGAGCTCGCGGCCATCGGCATGGTGCTGGGTGCGTCGTGGAACGGCGCGCGCGCGTTCACCGCGACCTCGGGTCCCGGCGTCTCGCTGATGAATGAATTCCTCGGGCTCGCGTATTACGCGGAAGTCCCCGCGGTGCTGTTCGACATCCAGCGCGTGGGCCCGTCCACCGGCATGCCGACTCGTACGCAGCAGTGCGACATCCTCGAGGGCGCCTACGCCTCACACGGCGACACCAAACACGTCTGCCTGTTCCCGCGCGATCCGGAAGAGTGCTTCTACTTCGCGCGCGACGCATTCGATCTCGCCGAACGGCTGCAGACGCCGATCATGGTCATGTCCGATCTCGACATCGGCATGAACGACTGGATGTGCCCCGATCTCAAGTGGGACGACAGCTACGTCCCCGACCGCGGCAAGATCCTCGACAAGGAAGCCATCGAGAAGCTGGAGAAATTCCATCGCTATCTGGACGTGGATGGCGACGGGATTCCGTACCGCACGTTGCCCGGTGTGCATCCGAAGGGCGCGTATTTCACGCGCGGCTCGGGCCACACGCAGTACGGCGCGTACACCGAGGATTCCGCCGAGTACCAGATCGTGCTCGACCGCCTGACGCGCAAGTTCCACACCGCGAAACGTTTCGTGCCGAAGCCGGTCATCGAACAGGACGCGCACATCGACATCGGCCTGGTGGCGTACGGCAGCTCGGATGGTGCGGTGCGCGAGGCGCTCGACATTCTTGCGGCGCACGGGGTCAAGACCAACTACATGCGGCTGCGCGCCTTTCCGTTCGGCGAAGAGGTCGAAAAATTCCTCGAGCAGCAGAAGCTGGTGTTCGTCATCGAGCAGAACCGCGACGGGCAGATGCGTTCGTTGCTGACGCTCGAAACGCGCGTCGAAAAGGCGAAGCTGCGTTCATTGCTGCACTACAGCGGCCTGCCGATTTCGTCCGAGTTCATCGTCAAGGGTGTGCTGGCCGAGATCGAACCCAAGGCGCGCAAGACTGAAGTCAAAGGTGTCGCATGA